A section of the Devosia rhizoryzae genome encodes:
- the fumC gene encoding class II fumarate hydratase gives MSTRVESDTMGTIEVPTDKYYGAQTARSLMNFDIGGEKMPAEIIRAFGILKKAAALANHKLGLMDEATRDLVVAAADEVIEGRLADHFPLVVWQTGSGTQSNMNVNEVISNRAIEMAGGTMGSKKPVHPNDHVNMSQSSNDTYPTAMHIAAVEAVENYLYERVQLLRDTLAQKSEEFMDVVKIGRTHLQDATPLTLGQEISGWVAQIDYAVAAIKATMPQLKELALGGTAVGTGLNAHPDYAVAVAKEIAELTGHDFVTGPNKFALLAGHDAFVGTSGALKQLAVAFMKIANDVRWLASGPRSGLGEITIPENEPGSSIMPGKVNPTQSEAMTMVVAQVMGNDAAIGFAASQGNFELNVFKPVIAYNFLQSVRLLADAAKSFNDNCAIGIEPDRKRIKQLVDQSLMLVTALNRKIGYDNAAKIAKTAHKNGGTLRETAIELGLLTGEEFDAEVKPEQMVGPLRVKK, from the coding sequence ATGAGCACGCGCGTCGAATCGGACACCATGGGCACGATCGAGGTCCCGACCGACAAGTATTATGGCGCGCAGACCGCCCGCTCGCTCATGAACTTCGATATCGGTGGCGAGAAGATGCCGGCCGAGATCATCCGCGCTTTCGGCATCCTAAAAAAGGCCGCGGCGCTCGCCAACCACAAGCTCGGTCTCATGGACGAGGCCACCCGGGACCTCGTGGTTGCCGCCGCCGATGAGGTGATCGAGGGCAGGCTTGCCGATCATTTTCCGCTGGTGGTCTGGCAGACCGGTTCGGGCACGCAGTCGAACATGAATGTCAACGAGGTCATCTCCAACCGTGCCATCGAAATGGCCGGCGGCACGATGGGATCGAAAAAGCCCGTCCACCCCAATGACCACGTCAATATGAGCCAGAGCTCGAACGACACCTATCCGACGGCCATGCATATCGCGGCGGTCGAGGCGGTCGAGAACTACCTCTACGAGCGCGTTCAGCTCTTGCGCGACACGCTGGCGCAAAAATCCGAAGAGTTCATGGACGTGGTCAAGATCGGCCGCACGCATCTTCAGGATGCAACGCCCCTGACGCTGGGCCAGGAGATTTCCGGCTGGGTGGCGCAGATCGATTATGCTGTCGCCGCCATCAAGGCGACGATGCCACAGCTCAAGGAACTGGCGCTCGGTGGCACGGCGGTCGGCACAGGGCTCAATGCGCATCCCGACTATGCCGTGGCCGTGGCTAAGGAAATTGCCGAGCTCACCGGCCATGACTTCGTGACCGGCCCCAACAAGTTCGCGCTGCTGGCTGGGCACGACGCCTTTGTCGGCACTTCGGGTGCGCTCAAGCAGCTCGCCGTCGCTTTCATGAAGATTGCCAATGACGTGCGCTGGCTGGCGTCCGGTCCGCGTTCAGGCTTGGGTGAAATCACCATTCCGGAGAACGAGCCGGGCTCGTCGATCATGCCGGGCAAGGTCAATCCGACGCAGTCCGAAGCCATGACCATGGTCGTGGCGCAGGTGATGGGCAATGATGCCGCCATCGGCTTTGCCGCATCGCAAGGCAATTTCGAGCTCAACGTGTTCAAGCCGGTGATCGCCTACAACTTCCTGCAGTCGGTGCGGCTGCTGGCCGATGCGGCGAAGAGCTTTAACGACAATTGCGCCATCGGCATCGAGCCGGACCGCAAGCGCATCAAGCAGCTGGTGGATCAGTCGCTGATGCTGGTCACCGCGCTCAACCGCAAGATCGGCTATGACAATGCCGCCAAGATTGCCAAGACCGCGCACAAGAATGGCGGCACGCTGCGGGAAACGGCGATCGAGCTTGGGCTGCTGACGGGCGAAGAATTCGATGCGGAAGTGAAGCCCGAGCAGATGGTGGGACCGCTCAGGGTTAAGAAGTAA
- a CDS encoding type II toxin-antitoxin system VapC family toxin: protein MFVDASAAISILSGEEDAAELAARLDTAPVVMMSPMSIYETVAGLARKRQCPIDEAEAMVDFFISETSATVIDVDDKVGRVAITAFAHFGKGRHPADLNMGDCFAYACAQVHGVPLLYRGNDFVHTDIPAA, encoded by the coding sequence ATGTTCGTGGATGCCTCCGCCGCGATCTCGATTCTTAGCGGTGAGGAGGATGCAGCGGAATTGGCGGCACGTCTCGACACGGCGCCCGTGGTGATGATGTCGCCGATGTCGATCTATGAGACGGTGGCAGGGCTCGCCCGGAAGCGCCAATGCCCGATCGACGAGGCCGAGGCCATGGTCGACTTTTTTATCTCTGAAACCAGCGCCACTGTGATCGATGTCGATGACAAGGTTGGCCGGGTCGCTATCACGGCGTTTGCCCATTTCGGGAAAGGCCGTCATCCTGCCGACTTGAACATGGGGGATTGCTTTGCCTATGCCTGCGCGCAGGTGCATGGCGTGCCCTTGCTCTACAGGGGCAATGATTTTGTTCACACCGATATCCCTGCGGCCTAG
- the rpmF gene encoding 50S ribosomal protein L32, which yields MAVPKRKTSPMKRGFRRSADAIANPTYVEDKDSGELRRPHHVDLKSGMYRGRQILAAKN from the coding sequence ATGGCAGTGCCAAAACGCAAGACCTCGCCGATGAAGCGCGGTTTCCGTCGCTCGGCCGATGCGATTGCCAACCCTACCTATGTCGAAGACAAGGATTCGGGTGAGCTGCGTCGTCCGCACCACGTCGATCTCAAGAGCGGCATGTATCGCGGCCGTCAGATCCTCGCGGCAAAGAACTAA
- a CDS encoding transglycosylase domain-containing protein, translating to MARRKSFLRHLRLPLGILAVLVAIPLVLTPVYLVVPPISVPMLARLVTGQPVDRDWRPIDEISDRLKASVILSEDGQFCRHWGVDFTALRVEIDNYLAGRETRGASTITMQVARNLFLWNGQSALRKALEVPLALYIDLVMPKKRIMEIYLNIAEWGPEGQFGVVAGSYRAFGREPQNLDWRTASLLAVTLPNPLVRLPASPNVGLLRLADIVAGRAQQYGERAACVGPGGRLAL from the coding sequence ATGGCCCGACGCAAATCCTTCCTCCGGCACTTGCGCCTTCCGCTCGGCATCCTTGCCGTGCTGGTGGCCATTCCGCTGGTGCTGACGCCGGTTTACCTGGTCGTGCCGCCGATCTCGGTGCCCATGCTGGCGCGCCTCGTGACCGGCCAGCCGGTGGATCGGGACTGGCGGCCGATCGACGAGATTTCGGACCGGCTCAAGGCCTCGGTAATCCTCTCCGAAGACGGCCAGTTCTGCCGTCATTGGGGCGTCGATTTCACGGCGCTCCGGGTCGAGATCGACAATTACCTGGCCGGACGGGAAACGCGCGGCGCCTCCACCATCACCATGCAGGTGGCGCGCAATCTCTTCTTGTGGAACGGGCAAAGCGCCCTGCGCAAGGCGCTCGAAGTGCCGCTCGCGCTCTATATTGACTTGGTCATGCCCAAGAAGCGCATCATGGAAATCTATCTCAACATTGCCGAATGGGGACCGGAGGGGCAGTTCGGCGTCGTCGCGGGCTCCTATCGCGCCTTCGGCCGAGAGCCGCAGAACCTTGATTGGCGCACGGCCAGCCTCCTCGCCGTCACCCTGCCGAACCCCCTTGTCCGCCTCCCGGCTTCGCCCAATGTCGGGCTGTTGCGTCTCGCCGACATCGTCGCGGGCCGGGCGCAGCAATATGGGGAGAGAGCCGCCTGCGTCGGGCCGGGCGGCAGGCTGGCGCTTTGA
- a CDS encoding type II toxin-antitoxin system VapB family antitoxin gives MAFYVRDESTDRAVRRLAQLKNKSLTETIREAVESEYARQRHVVPLSERLAPVVQHYQSFPARAEGADKAFFDDLSGDA, from the coding sequence ATGGCATTTTATGTGCGGGATGAGAGTACGGACCGGGCAGTTCGTCGCCTGGCTCAACTCAAGAACAAGAGCCTGACCGAGACTATTCGCGAGGCCGTTGAGTCCGAATACGCGCGCCAGCGTCATGTCGTTCCGCTGAGCGAGCGCCTGGCACCCGTAGTCCAGCACTACCAGTCGTTTCCCGCTCGCGCGGAGGGAGCGGACAAGGCATTTTTCGATGACTTGTCGGGAGATGCCTGA